A region of Lycium barbarum isolate Lr01 chromosome 3, ASM1917538v2, whole genome shotgun sequence DNA encodes the following proteins:
- the LOC132632460 gene encoding SUMO-activating enzyme subunit 1B-1-like isoform X2 — translation MGTEGEQLTEQETAIYDRQIRVWGVDAQRRLSKSNVFVSGLKGTSVEFCKNIILAGVGSLTLNDDRLVTGEELLLANFLIPPDEDTFRGKSVAELCCDSLKDFNPMVSVSVKKGDLANFDADFFQEFDIVVVSCCSLSTKKSVNAKCRKLPKRVAFYSVECRDSCGEIFVDLQNYNYCKKKKEETIECELQYPSFEEAIAVPWKSLPKRMSKLYFAMRVVERYEDLEGRNPGETSVDDLPNVQKLRKELCEAQCLNEAQIPDSLLKRLIASGGEFPPVCAIIGGILGQEVIKAISGKGDPLKNFFFFDAMDGKGIIEDISNVNS, via the exons GCTCAGCAAATCCAATGTATTTGTCAGTGGACTGAAAGGAACAAGTGTTGAG TTCTGTAAGAATATTATTTTAGCTGGAGTAGGTAGTTTAACGCTAAATGATGACCGCTTGGTGACGGGGGAAGAGCTATTACTTGCGAATTTCCTAATCCCCCCCGATGAAGATACTTTCCGGGGAAAGTCTGTTGCTGAGCTTTGTTGTGATTCGTTGAAGGATTTCAACCCTATGGTTTCTGTTTCTGTAAAGAAAG GTGATCTTGCCAATTTTGATGCTGATTTCTTTCAGGAGTTTGATATCGTTGTTGTTAGTTGTTGCTCCCTTTCGACAAAG AAATCAGTAAATGCAAAATGTCGCAAGTTGCCAAAGCGTGTTGCATTTTACAGTGTAGAATGCCGAGACTCCTGTGGTGAGATATTTGTTGACTTGCAGAATTACAACTACTGTAAG aaaaaaaaagaagagacgATTGAATGTGAATTGCAGTATCCAAGTTTTGAG GAAGCCATTGCAGTCCCCTGGAAATCTCTACCCAAGAGAATGTCAAAGCTATACTTTGCAATGAGAG TTGTAGAAAGGTATGAAGATCTTGAGGGACGAAATCCTGGAGAAACTTCTGTTGATGACCTTCCAAATGTTCAGAAGTTGAGGAAGGAACTCTGCGAAGCACAA TGCTTGAACGAAGCTCAGATCCCAGATTCTCTTCTGAAAAGATTGATAGCGAGTGGAGGTGAATTTCCTCCGGTCTGTGCCATCATAGGAGGAATTCTTGGACAG GAGGTAATAAAAGCAATATCTGGCAAAGGGGATCCCCTTAAGAACTTTTTCTTCTTTGATGCCATGGATGGTAAAGGGATAATAGAGGACATATCTAATGTCAACAGCTGA